The window GATCATCTCGTTAAAGGTGTTTTGACGCTCTTCTGACGTGGTCTGCGCACCCGTACGAATGTGGTCAGAAACGGTACAGATGGCCAGCGCTTTCGCACCGAACTCTGCCGCGACGCCGTAGATACCGGCCGCTTCCATTTCCACACCCAGGATGCCGTATTTTTCCATCACGTCGAACATCTGCGGGTCTGGCGTATAGAACAGATCGGCGGAGAAGATGTTACCGACGCGGACAGAAACATCGCGAGCTTTGGCAGCATCAACGGCATTACGCACCATGTCGAAATCGGCAATCGCCGCGTAGTCGTGATCTTTGAAACGCATACGGTTTACTTTGGAATCCGTACAGGCCCCCATGCCGATCACCACGTCACGCAGTTGCACATCTTCACGTACCGCACCGCAGGAACCCACGCGAATGATCTTCTTCACACCGAATTCGGTAATCAGCTCTTTCGCATAGATTGAGCAGGAGGGGATCCCCATACCGTGGCCCATCACCGAAATTTTACGGCCTTTATACGTGCCAGTGAAACCCAGCATACCACGCACGTTGTTCACTTCGCGGGCATTTTCCAGAAAGGTTTCTGCGATGTACTTAGCGCGCAGCGGATCGCCCGGCATCAGAACAACGTCCGCGAAATCACCCATTTCTGCATTAATATGTGGCGTAGCCATGCGTTTATTCCTTAATTAATCAAGTTCACGTAAAAACGGTGTGTTTTACAGTATCGATTTACCGTAGTCCATAGGCGACAGGCCAAAGTAGGCCGCAACCGTCTGCCCGATATCGGCGAAGGTTTCACGGTGGCCGTATGAGCCCGGCTTCACGTTCGGGCCATAGATCAACACGGGGACGTTCTCACGGGTGTGATCGGTGCCGTGCCAGCTCGGGTCACAGCCGTGATCGGCCGTCAGAATCAGGATGTCGTCGCCTTTTACGCGGGACAGCATTTCCGGCAAGCGACGGTCAAACAGTTCCAACGCGGCAGCATAACCCGGAATATCGCGGCGGTGGCCGTAGGCAGAATCGAAATCAACAAAGTTGGTAAATACGATGGTGTTGTCACCCGCGCTATCCATCTCTTTCAGCGTGGCGTCAAACAGCGCATCAATACCGGTCGCCTTCACTTTCTTCGTGATACCAACCTGCGCATAGATATCGGCAATCTTCCCAACGGAAACCACTTCACCGCCTTTTTCATCCACCATCTTTTTCAGAATGGTCGGCGCTGGCGGTTCAACGGCCAGATCGTGACGGTTGCCGGTACGTTCGAAGTGGCCGGGTTTGTCGCCGATAAACGGACGGGCGATCACGCGTCCGATGTTGTAGCCCCCTTCGGTCAGCTCTTCGCGGGCAATCTCGCACAGCTCATACAGCTTATCCAGGCCGAACGTCTCTTCATGGCAGGCAATCTGGAACACGGAATCAGCAGAGGTGTAGAAGATCGGCTTGCCGGTTTTCATGTGTTCTTCTGCCAGTTGATCCAGAATCACCGTACCGGAAGAGTGGCAGTTGCCCAGATAGCCCGGCAGATTGGCACGTTTCACCAGTTTATCCAGCAGCGCCTGCGGAAAACTGTTTTCTTCATCTTTAAAATAGCCCCAGTCGAACAGGACAGGCACACCGGCAATTTCCCAGTGGCCAGACGGCGTATCTTTACCCGAAGAGATTTCACTGGCGTGTGCGTAAGCACCGATGATGTCTGCATTTTCATCCAGTCCTGCCGGGAACGTTCCCGTTGAGGCCTCAGCGGCTTTACCCAGCCCCAGACGGCTCAGGTTCGGCAAATGCAGCTTGCCGCTGCGCCCTTTATCCGCCGTTCCCGCTGCACACGCCTGAGCGATATGACCCAGCGTATCCGAACCCGCATCACCAAAACGTTCTGCATCCGCACTGCTGCCGATGCCAAACGAGTCAAGAACCATAATATATGCACGTTTCATTCTTTTTCTCCTGCGCAGCTCTGCGCTAACGCCCTGCCTAAGCAGGGGAATATCAATTTCAAGACGACCAATAACCCACTCTGGCGATCACGCTTCTGCGCTCACCCGGCGATAGACCATCGGGGTCTTTTCTGGCGCCGTGTCGCCCAGTTGGATCGCAGCGCGAACCTCATTTGCCGCCTGTTGCCATTGCGCTTCCGTATTGGCATGGATCACCGCCAGCGGGCGCTGCGCGTCAACGCGCTCACCCAGGCTAATCATGCTATCCAGACCGACGCTGTAATCGATCGTATCGGTAGCCTGACGGCGCCCGCCGCCCAGCGATACGACTGCCATGCCCAGCGCGCGGGTGTCCATCGCCGTCACGATACCTTCCCGCGCCGCGAACACTGGCTTACTCAATGTCGCCACCGGCAGGTAGCGATCGTAGTGTTCGACAAAATCACCTGGGCCGCGCTGTGCGGCCACCATGCGGCCAAAGACTTCAGCGGCTTTGCCGTTATCCAACACTGCCTGCAGGCGTGAACGCGCGTCGTCTGCCGAGCTTGCCAGCCCACCCGCCAGTAGCATCTCGCCACAGAGCGCCATAGTAACATCATACAGACGCGGATTGCGGCTCTCCCCCGTCAGGAAACGTACGGCTTCCCGCACTTCCAGCGCATTACCCGCACTAGAAGCCAGCACCTGATTCATGTCCGTCAGCAGCGCACTGGTGCGACATCCCGCGTTATTCGCTACGCCGACAATCGCCTGCGCCAGCTGTTCGGACAGCGCGTAGGTCGGCATAAACGCCCCAGAACCCACTTTGACGTCCATCACCAACGCATCCAGCCCTTCAGCCAGCTTCTTCGCCAGAATCGACGCGGTAATGAGCGGGATGGAGTCGACCGTGGCGGTAATGTCACGCGTGGCGTAAAAGCGCTTATCCGCCGGAGCCAGCGAGGAGGTCTGCCCAATAATCGCGACGCCGACCTGCTGGATGATGCGACGAAAATCGTCATCGTTCGGGAAGATATCCAATCCCGGAATCGCTTCGAGCTTATCTAGCGTGCCGCCGGTATGTCCCAAGCCACGCCCGGAAATCATCGGAACGTATCCCCCGCAGGCAGCGACCATCGGCCCCAGCATCAGCGAAGTGACATCACCCACGCCGCCGGTAGAGTGTTTGTCCACCAGCGGGCCGTTCAGGTTCAAACTCTTCCAGTCCAGTACCGTGCCGGAATCACGCATCGCCAGCGTCAGCGCCACACGTTCATCCATCGACATGTCATGAAAATAAATGGTCATCGCCAGAGCCGCGATCTGGCCTTCAGAGACGGTATTGTCACGAATACCGTTGATAAAGAAGCGGATCTCTTCTTCGCTTAGCGCTTTTCCGTCACGCTTCTTACGAATAATTTCCTGAATCAGAAACAAGGTCTGTACTCCTGATGAATTCTGATATGGCCCCGCAGCCTGTCGCTGCGAGCGCATGTACTGTTGTGAGCCAATGCCGTCATAAACAGAATGCTGTCATGAAAAAAATGTGGTCACGAATAACATCGTGCGTCGTATGCGTGCGATCAGTAGCTGCCCTGTGGAGCGACGGCGGCATGGCCGAGCGTCGTCAACAGGCTTGCCAGCAGGCTGGAGGCGCCAAAGCGAAAGTGCAGCGCCGTCGCCCATTCGGCGCCCATGATATCGTCTGCCAGTTGCAGATAGATGGCGGCATCTTCCGCGTTGCGTACGCCACCCGCGGCTTTAAAACCAACGCGTTCGCCTACGCCTTTATCACGGATCGTCTTCAGCATGATCGCCGCACTCTCTGGTGTCGCGTTTACGGGTACTTTGCCAGTTGAGGTTTTAATGAAATCCGCACCCGCATCAATCGCAATCTCACTGGCCTGACGAATCAGCGCGTCTTGTTTTAGTTCACCCGTCTCGATGATCACCTTCAACAGCACGTGGGCATCCTGACACACGGCTTTACATGCCTGCACCAGCTCAAAACCGATCTGCGCGTTGCCTGCTATCAGGGCGCGATAGGGGAAGACGACATCAACTTCATCAGCGCCGTAGGCGATCGCCGCTTTGGTTTCTGCAACCGCGATGTCAACATCATCATTGCCGTGCGGGAAGTTGGTTACCGTCGCAATACGGATATCCGGCGTACCCTGCTCACGCAGGACCTTTTTCGCCAGGGGGATAAAACGGGGATAGATACAGATAGCAGCAGTTTTCCCTGCCGGGCTATTCGCCTGACGGCAGAGCGCCGCCACTTTTTCATCCGTATCATCCTCATTCAGCGTAGTTAAATCCATCAGCTCCAGCGCACGTTGCGCGGCCGTGGTCAGCTTGTTCATACAACTCTCCAACTCGTCAGCCGGTCTAACCGGCCTGAACATAAACTGGTGTAAAACCAGCACGTTTGGCGAGCGGACTTGGTTCCTTGAAGATAGCGCTCAGGAGAAACAACCTGTAGCGGCACCGAGATCCTTCTCACCGCAATCAGCCTTCCTCTACAATTCATCCTGTGATGATTTCAACACCGAAAGAACGATACCGAAAGAAACTCTTTATACACGTGGGCATATCAAACATTTGAACACGCCATGCCGGACTATTTTGTGCATTCATTCACACTTGATGTAAGAGAAATGCAATAGATAGTGATTATATGTGATTTCAATCACACATACTTCCCTGAATAAGGCCAAGCCGGGGGAAGAGAGCTGACAGCCTTGTCGGCCAGCTCCGCCCTTCATAAAGGAATAAAGAGGCGGCAGCACGCGGTCACAGATCGCCCGATGCTTCTGGTTGAAGTCATATATACCCTAAATAATTCAAGTTTCAGGAAGGCGGCAAGCGAAGGAGTCCCGATGAGCTTACTTGAGTAAGTGATTCGGGTGACTGAACGCAGCCAACGCACATGCAACTTGAAGTATGACGGGTATGTAGTAAGCATAGCGCTTTCTCCCTAAACACAGAGAGAAAGCGTAGGCAGAGCAGGAAAATTATTTCCCTGCGGAAGGTTTACGGTAATCCAGTGCGGGTTCCCGGTCGCCTAATAGCGGCTTATAGTGGAAGTTCTCGCCACGGTTCTTATCAAACTCAGCTTTCGCCTGTTGAATCAATGCAGGATCGCTCAATAGCTTGGCTCCTGTAACGGCCAGCGTTTTAGCCGCTACGTCCATGCCTTTATAGCCAATCGCCATGCCGCCGGATGCCACCGCCTGCCAGCTGTGTGCCGGCACACCAGGCACCCAGGTCGCCGTTCCCAGCCCGACCGTCGGTACTACCCAACTGACATCACCCACATCGGTCGATGCATATCCCGTTTGACCAAAATGATACGGCGCAATATTCGCGGCACTGGAAAGCGGCGGCAATTTGGCTTGATCCAACGTTTTTTGTAACGCAGTGGCGAAATCCGTATCCGCCTTATCCCACTGTGGTGCCCCAACACTTCTGAGGCTGTCATCCATCACTTTTCCCAACACATTGTTCGGCAACAGGCTGTACACGCCGCCGAGAATTTCAAACTCATAGCGCGTTTCGGTTCCCAGCGCAGCACCCTCCGCCGCTTTACGGATACGATCGGTCACGCTGGCGACCACGGCCGGATCGGGATGACGCACGTAGTAATACACTTCGGCGAAATCCGGCACCACGTTCGGCGCTTTGCCACCATCGGTAATCACATAGTGAATACGCGTTTCCTGCGGCACATGTTCCCGCATCGCGTTCACCATAAAATTCAGCGCCTCCACGCCGTCCAGCGCCGAACGCCCTTTCTCTGGTGCCAACGCGGCATGCGCAGAGCGGCCATAGAAACGGAATTTACCGTTCACATTCGCCAGCGAATAATCTTGCGAGGCCGAATTTTCATCGCCCGGATGCCAGTGCAGCATCACATCCACATCCTTAAACAGCCCCGCTCGCGTCATATACACTTTACCGGAACCGCCTTCTTCAGCCGGCGTGCCGTAAACCCGGATTTGGCCAGGTTTTCCCGTTGCCTCCAGCCACTGCTTCAGCGCAATCGCGGCGCCTACCGACCCCGCGCCAAACAGGTGATGCCCGCAGGCATGTCCGGCTTCAATGCCAGCAACCGGCGAACGCTCCGGCGTCGCGGCCTGAGAGAAGCCCGGCAGCGCGTCCATCTCGGCCAGAATACCGATAACCGGCCCACCCGCTTTCCCCGCCGTCGCCACAAACGCAGTCGGAATGCCCGCGACACCCGCTTCAACGCTGAACCCGGCCGCTTTTAGCTCATCCTGTAGCAGCCGGGACGTGTTGGTTTCCAGATAACCCAGCTCGGGCTTCGACCAGATCTGCTGAGCAACGGTTGTCATTTGGGTGGAGTAGTTCGCAACGGCGTTCACAATCGTTTCCCGATCTTTCTCTGCCAGTTCAGCGGCATAACCCAGTGAGAGGAGACAAGAAGAGAACGCTACGGCCAGCGCGGGGGGTATATATCGTTTCAGTGTCATACGTTTTTCCCTATCCGTAAAAGAAGTGCATCGTGGTGAATAACGGCTATTAATGCGATGCAGTGCTAGTTATTTGAAATGCTGACTGTTTGAAGTACTAATGGTTTGAAATACGATTGGTGTGAAATACGATGAGTAGGACATGCTATTTATGTTTAGCTGGGACAAATCACTTTTTCAAACAATAATCCATAGACAAGACCATGACTGAACACATCGAACATCCCCAGTGGTATCTGTATATACTGCGCACAATCACCGGAGCGCTGTACACGGGTATCACGACGGATGTCAGCCGCCGCCTGAATCAACATCAAACGGGAAAAGGGGCGAAAGCGCT is drawn from Pectobacterium aroidearum and contains these coding sequences:
- the deoA gene encoding thymidine phosphorylase; this translates as MFLIQEIIRKKRDGKALSEEEIRFFINGIRDNTVSEGQIAALAMTIYFHDMSMDERVALTLAMRDSGTVLDWKSLNLNGPLVDKHSTGGVGDVTSLMLGPMVAACGGYVPMISGRGLGHTGGTLDKLEAIPGLDIFPNDDDFRRIIQQVGVAIIGQTSSLAPADKRFYATRDITATVDSIPLITASILAKKLAEGLDALVMDVKVGSGAFMPTYALSEQLAQAIVGVANNAGCRTSALLTDMNQVLASSAGNALEVREAVRFLTGESRNPRLYDVTMALCGEMLLAGGLASSADDARSRLQAVLDNGKAAEVFGRMVAAQRGPGDFVEHYDRYLPVATLSKPVFAAREGIVTAMDTRALGMAVVSLGGGRRQATDTIDYSVGLDSMISLGERVDAQRPLAVIHANTEAQWQQAANEVRAAIQLGDTAPEKTPMVYRRVSAEA
- a CDS encoding amidohydrolase, which translates into the protein MTLKRYIPPALAVAFSSCLLSLGYAAELAEKDRETIVNAVANYSTQMTTVAQQIWSKPELGYLETNTSRLLQDELKAAGFSVEAGVAGIPTAFVATAGKAGGPVIGILAEMDALPGFSQAATPERSPVAGIEAGHACGHHLFGAGSVGAAIALKQWLEATGKPGQIRVYGTPAEEGGSGKVYMTRAGLFKDVDVMLHWHPGDENSASQDYSLANVNGKFRFYGRSAHAALAPEKGRSALDGVEALNFMVNAMREHVPQETRIHYVITDGGKAPNVVPDFAEVYYYVRHPDPAVVASVTDRIRKAAEGAALGTETRYEFEILGGVYSLLPNNVLGKVMDDSLRSVGAPQWDKADTDFATALQKTLDQAKLPPLSSAANIAPYHFGQTGYASTDVGDVSWVVPTVGLGTATWVPGVPAHSWQAVASGGMAIGYKGMDVAAKTLAVTGAKLLSDPALIQQAKAEFDKNRGENFHYKPLLGDREPALDYRKPSAGK
- the deoD gene encoding purine-nucleoside phosphorylase, with the protein product MATPHINAEMGDFADVVLMPGDPLRAKYIAETFLENAREVNNVRGMLGFTGTYKGRKISVMGHGMGIPSCSIYAKELITEFGVKKIIRVGSCGAVREDVQLRDVVIGMGACTDSKVNRMRFKDHDYAAIADFDMVRNAVDAAKARDVSVRVGNIFSADLFYTPDPQMFDVMEKYGILGVEMEAAGIYGVAAEFGAKALAICTVSDHIRTGAQTTSEERQNTFNEMIEIALESVLLGDNE
- the deoB gene encoding phosphopentomutase — translated: MKRAYIMVLDSFGIGSSADAERFGDAGSDTLGHIAQACAAGTADKGRSGKLHLPNLSRLGLGKAAEASTGTFPAGLDENADIIGAYAHASEISSGKDTPSGHWEIAGVPVLFDWGYFKDEENSFPQALLDKLVKRANLPGYLGNCHSSGTVILDQLAEEHMKTGKPIFYTSADSVFQIACHEETFGLDKLYELCEIAREELTEGGYNIGRVIARPFIGDKPGHFERTGNRHDLAVEPPAPTILKKMVDEKGGEVVSVGKIADIYAQVGITKKVKATGIDALFDATLKEMDSAGDNTIVFTNFVDFDSAYGHRRDIPGYAAALELFDRRLPEMLSRVKGDDILILTADHGCDPSWHGTDHTRENVPVLIYGPNVKPGSYGHRETFADIGQTVAAYFGLSPMDYGKSIL
- the deoC gene encoding deoxyribose-phosphate aldolase, which encodes MNKLTTAAQRALELMDLTTLNEDDTDEKVAALCRQANSPAGKTAAICIYPRFIPLAKKVLREQGTPDIRIATVTNFPHGNDDVDIAVAETKAAIAYGADEVDVVFPYRALIAGNAQIGFELVQACKAVCQDAHVLLKVIIETGELKQDALIRQASEIAIDAGADFIKTSTGKVPVNATPESAAIMLKTIRDKGVGERVGFKAAGGVRNAEDAAIYLQLADDIMGAEWATALHFRFGASSLLASLLTTLGHAAVAPQGSY